The Erigeron canadensis isolate Cc75 chromosome 1, C_canadensis_v1, whole genome shotgun sequence genome segment ttttaaagcaCAGTGGCCACCAGCCGCCACTTATTAGAGGGGATCTTGGTTCGAGTCTTGTCAAagacaaacttgagataatctgGTGATTGTTAAGTGATTAAGATTCACCTGGACACAAGCCTAGCTGGGgaattagtgggtaccaaatggtacatgggatcgGGGGTTCCTATCGAattatcttttttgttttttttagtatgATAAATTTTACAATCTAAAAGGGTAGGAGTTTTATGTTTTTTGTATCAAAGATGTATCGTATATTGTTGTGCTACCACCATGGATCACCATATAAGTTTGAGAATGTTTAACATTTTGAAATATATCTTGTAGATACCAATTCCAAGTTCCACATAACGAAACGTGTGATCATTGTTACTTTGTGGATATCTGCTGCTTTGGCTGGCCTAATATTCGGAGTATACATTTGGACTAGGAGGGCGAAGAGATCAGATGTGGAAACAGAAGGCAAGTAACCGACGTCAATACTctagtttctttttcttttttttttactctgaATATTTATCATATGCTATTACTTCATCATACCAATTCTAACTAATATAATCATACCCTTGCACCAAGTCAGAGCAAAATACACCATCTATTAAACAAACACCCATATCACTACCATCCAGTATACGCCTTTGACACTAAATTTCCCAATAGTAGATATCTATCTGTGCTCGattcatataaattaaaatgtatactcgtgtttttttttttctcaaataagCTCTGTTTCAACTTCTGATTTCATAGGTAGGCCAAACACAGTCCTTGATAAAGATAACAATTCTAGCAGCAAAAAGGAAAATATCGAGCTGCCATTATTTAGCTTATCCCAAATTTACAGGGCTACCAATAATTTCTCTATCGAAAACAAGCTTGGAGAAGGTGGATTTGGTCCAGTTTACAAGGTAACTTTTTATGCAAATGATAAGTCTATATATTAACGGTTTGTTCCATTTGCTCTAGTAACCAAATTTTACATTTGTTAGAAAAGTAACCAAATATTACACTTGGTCCATTTGATCACGTTAAAAAGTTAATcttaaccaaaccaaaaaaacaaatttactGTTAAGTTTTCGATGATCATATATTAAACTATTCATAGCAATGTACCCAATATATCACATATATCATGAGACAGCTGAGATGTCAATGGGGTTCGTGACCCACCGGTAAAGTTTTTGACCTTAGCCGACTTTGAGCCTCAATTTCTACATTTGTGAGGGTAGATTATTAGGGGGGGTTTTCAGAAATTCTGGTGTAGTTTAGGAGTAGAAATAGAATAGTGTTCCGTTCTATTCTTCTAAGAAAAAAGACAGGTGagatcatatgtatatatccTCCAAAGATAAATAGTCCAAAACCCGCTTAATCTAACCCATATAGTCTGTGATCCATATATGATGTAGCTTGACAAAATATCACTGCTGCTGTTTATATACTTATCCACCTTAACAAGTTATACAATTGTTATTCAATCCACCACATTAACCATTCATGTATTCTAAGAATTTATATTCAACAACAATGtatttgataataataacattatctACAGGGTATGCTAGAAGGACAAGAGGTTGCTGTGAAGCGACTTTCGACGTCCTCTCGACAAGGAGTTGACGAATTTGTGAATGAAGTTATATGCATTGCTAAACTTCAACATCGGAATCTTGTGAAGCTCTTTGGATATTGCAATGAAGAAAACGAGacaattttaatatatgaataCATGCCTAATAGAAGTCTAGACAGCTTTATATTTGGTTGGCTCTCTTCCAATAATCCTACAACTACAAAACTGATTTATAGAAATGCATAATATACTAAAGTGTTGCAAACTAAACAGATGATACAAGGAAGTCAGAACTTGATTGGTCACAACGCTTCCACATAATTTATGGAATTGCCCGAGGTCTTCTTTATCTTCATCAAGATTCTAGGCTTAGAGTAATACACAGGGATTTGAAAGCAGGCAACATTTTACTCGATCATCAGATGCGTCCAAAGATATCAGATTTTGGTTTGGCTAGAATGTTTAGAGAACATGAGAATGAAGCAAATACGAAGAGAGTGGTGGGAACTTTGTAAGAACTAACCTATGAACCTAATTTAATTTGAGATTTTTAGCATTATTTGTTCCATTTGTCTGTTTTGTGTGTTCATTACCTAATAAACTTCTGCTCAGGGGCTACATATCACCGGAGTATGCAGTGACTGGTCAATTCTCGATAAAGTCAGATATTTTCAGTTTTGGAGTTATAATCCTGGAGATCGTGAGCGGGCAGAAAAATAGATGTTTTGTTGATGAAGATCGTCAACCTGATAGCCTAGTTTGCCacgtaagtatatatattgactTGTGATTCTTACACCAACCAAATTACTTTCATACACCAACCAAATTCTTCAATCTCGActcaataaaattaattatgcTCAATAGCTCAACTATGAGCTTGGctaaaaaggtaaaaagttCCATAACATACATACACCATAAGTATGGTCTTAAGTGTAAAATGGATCAACTTGGGCTTTCAAGCTTACTCAGCTCGATTACCACGTGATCTGACTCAGCTTACTGACCTATGGACTTTAACTACTTTAGAACGTTGTCATCACCAAATCTATACTCCTTTACAAAACAAACTCTCCTTCCTGTCCTTAATTTTTAGAACCCGAAATGATACATTACCCTTTATCTTAATACATTTTTAAATCTGTTTTATAGGCTGTGActaaaatactcttaaaaaaattcaacttcTATCTCTCACTCACGCAGAAACACATAGCCGAAACCCTAACTCAAAAATCGTCCCCTCCTCCACCCTTTCATATCCCATGCAACAATTAATCACATAACCACACCATCACCATCGCCGTTACCGCAGCTGCATTGCGCGGACACCAATCTAGTACAATTACATTAAGACTGAACAATTCTAAATATCATAGATAATCCAACAAAATCCTTTCACCAATCTagtacaattatatatattaatggctaccacaactaagagaaaaaaataattttaactattGATCTAAATCATtgaaattcataatcaaaacaattttaacccttaaaattaaaagtcaactttgttattttatatatggtaacCATTTAAATACTATTTAATCTACACTTTTTGAATCATGTATACTATATACAAATAAGTTACTTACCTATGTACAATTAGCAAAttcttatgttttatatttttatatagaacgACACGTACAAATTACCAACggattgaaaatattttgaagttcaacatTTTAGAGTGAGTCGAGCACTTTAAAATATTGCAAACAACCTTAATGTCTGATATGTATGGTGAACATTTGAGTTTCATGCTAACCGATagattatatgtattatacGAGTGGTGTACCCTTACAATGCAGCGGTGGTGGTAGCgatgggtggtggtgatggtaacGTGTGGTTactaatgtaaaagtaattgatgtaaaatgaggtagtgtatttattttaaggattaaagtaaaagaatgtatattgtaaataaatttcattaagaatactatagatctatacccggtcggtgacagggtcaacccaccaacccatatGACCTGAAGTCAACCCGCCACTATCAATCCATCAAGTCATATGACTTGAAATCAATTCACCTATCCATTTAACCCGTTAACCCAATTTTTTTAGGTTGGTAGTTGAGTTTGGGTTTACGCCTTTACGGATTGACATATTTAGATTGAGATTTCAAATTCAATATTGATATCAGGTCGGGTTTGTGTTGGATATTATCAATCCGTCAACcccaattaattattttataattatacttatatttgttttagttactattttaaataaagttattttcCCGTGCATAGAAATTTTAAAGTTGACAATTGGTGAAGTCAACCATTGTCACCCTCACCCGTTTTTCCTGAGTAAAAGTTTATAagcatcatttttaaatctaagtTTAAGTCTTTTGACAAATATTCATCATTTTATGCATTTCACGATCCCAATGTACAATTAGTGCTCGGGTAACAAAAGAAACCAATATATGTATCACACATTGAAACTCGACCGAACCAGAAATTCGTCCTGAAATCGTCATAGATTTTTAACCCGCCAACCTAATTTTCTTGGATTGGGTCCGAGTTGGGATCTTAGTTTTTTAAGTCGACCTGTAAACCtgaacatttaaatttaatttagttattaattaacgTCGACCTATATGACCCAAATCCAACTCATTTAACCTACAACCCCGCCAACGCACTTTAcccaaaaacaacttaattgacctaccaacccgtcaacccacttGACCAAAAAATCAACTCATTTGACCTAAAACAAACCCATTTGATCTATCAACCCACATGACCCAAAAAAACAAACTCATTGTAATTAATTAGGTTAACTCTGGTCAAGTATATATTTAGATTTTTGTCTCAAAAATTTTAGTGGTTGGTTCACAACTAACTTTGCGCCATAAATAATGTGTTATTCTATACTTCTATtatttgctttaaaaaaaatatctccattatttTAAATGGttatattcttttatcattttataattatagatttatatttaatttaattattattctttaaaaagttgttatcatgatattttattcatatatagatagatagccATCAGACAAttccataaatatattgcacaCCAAATTTCACTTCAACGTATATATATTAACCAGACATTACAACAAAATGGGTTATTTGTTCACACATATTTCTTCATACTTCAttagaagtgtgaaaaaatatgttaatttattcacaATTTAAATTGTGCagaaaaagtttatatttaaaagtgtgaataaatttcaaaaatcataatttctacaaacttataaatgtattaataaaatgttaacACTTAGAAGTGTGAACATTTGTCATTGATTTTTACACTTAGAAGTgttaaaattaatttgtaacacctaatTTTTTCACGCTCCTCTCGCATAAAGAAATTTACCACTCCTCTCGTGTAAAGAAATTTAATGTTACAAATTGACTTTTTACATTTCTAAATGTgaacatataaaaataagtgtgaaaaaactaaaaattttaaatttttttcatatttataaatgtgagttctttatatacctttttaAGTGTGGAAAAGTGAACAAATTTTTTCAcgttttttaaaggtaaatgacgacaaatgacatatttgttgtagttagtattaaattagtatttatttaaataCAATCAAATTTTCCATATGTTTTAATTGGACTTTATATGAACTCTTTTTATTTCATAGCTAATAAGCAACATAATTTTGGATAACATAAATTTATTAtggatgcatttttttttaacgccAACTTTATGCACCATAATTATCCACAATTTATTTCTTAATGACTAAttggttttttaattatgatgaatgtcttatttatataattaactattaaagttgacttttaattttaatggtggAGATTAATTTCttggtttattttcaatggtttagatcaaaacattgtttacttttttctctttgtagtggtagccatatatatatatatataatttgagatatctcatggttcttaccaaaaaatggttatcaaaataagaaaaattatatatatatatgttgtttctaacctggtcaacgaccgggtatagatctagttacATTAAGACTGAACAATTCTAAATATCATAGATAATCCAACAAAATCCTTTCAATGTAAACATCATGAACTTCAAAAGGTCGGTAATATACATAAGCTTGGAAAGTTAGATTACAACTTGAGTCAAGCCATTCAAAATTGGAGCTCCCCTCGTTAAGTGTTTCGAGCTTAAACTTAAGTCTAGGATCGAGTAGGCACCATATTAGCAGGACGACTTCGTGGATTTTTGGTAGCGCACAAGTTTTAGCCAGACGTTGAGCGGATTGGTAGAGTTTCACTTCACCTATATAGCTCGGCAGAGacggtaccagaaaaaaattCAATGTCATACTAAGgtaattaaacatatttattaaCACCACATAAGGTGTACATGTAACTTATATCTTCGGCAAGTTGTGAGGAAAATGACCTCACTGTATATAATAAGACGACATAACTAATATATCAAAACATctttttaaatatgcaataaattaaCACATTAATTTATGGTTCTCGGTTCTCTTATTTCTTATCGTTTTCATATGAACTGCTAACTCATGGACACTCCGCATTACACAATCGTCTCAAGAatctttttactttaatttgttAGGCATGGAGACTTTACACTGAAAACAAGTCTCTCGATATAGTTGACAAATGTTTACGCAATTCCTGTTCTATTTTGGAAGTGATGCGATCAATACATGTTGGCCTATTGTGTGTGCAACATCGACCTGAAGATAGACCTGATGCACAGTCTGTGATTGATATGTTGGGTGGTGATGATGGTTCACTACCCTTTCCCCAAAAACCTGGTTTCTTCATTTATACATCTGAGATCACCTCCAACACAGTTCTTCcatcatttaatgatttaacATTAAGTCAAGTATATGGTAGATAATAATCTCAAGTATTGATCCGATTGATCATAGACGTGGTTTCTATTTGTTCGTTTGAAGCGGATTATTTCATATTGTCGTGTTGTATACTTATACTAAGTTAAAACCTGTGCGATGCGCGGCTCAATTATTTACAAATGATATTTGTTGTTTGGTTTGTAACATAATGTTAATTGTGGAAACTAGAACCTTGGAGTTGTTACTtgtttctctctatataactaagagagaataattttttgattaattgGTAATTATGAGAGAATGTCATGTATGATATTTCATTATGTGTCATCCTTACaataatttcttaattttaaacattcttttaaaaaattattctttatcctatcactaattaataataaaaagtaaaaataaagcTATATATGTAGtaaaaattatctttaaatcttatCTTTCTATTCCcacctaattaaaaaaaaaaaattcggccaacaatgattttttaaatcttttaattatttaattatatcttCATATTCATCATTCCTATTAACATACTAATActattgaaaatatataatgattaatttttgtttttactaaTGTATTATATCTTATAATCttataataatagaaatattttttagatgtatcttataatctttaatcaaatattttaaatcatttatgttataatttaaatgttctccattattattcataatataataatataatacctGTATAGATAATCTTATATTctatttatataactaatataagatatgtttttttcaagatgttattttagtttttggttatattGGATTTTTAATgagttatcattttttttaatttaaattgcTATATTTATGTTGTCATGTATGATCTTAATCATCAGGTCTAATCATAAtcctaattattaatatttatttttcaattttctatATGAGTACaaagatgtttgtatacattaaattatgtttcttttattaattcaacaatatatatatatatatagagagagagaggagagatCAAATGAAAAGGTatgttaaggagagaagggagataAGGGAGAGAAAGTCTTATTGGCCAATCAGAGTATGACACGACGCGTCTAAAAAAAATGCGCGGTagcatttttataaataatttgacTTCAAACCTAAGCTGACCAAATCCAAGATGActcagcccaagctgacccaccTTAACTTGAccagcccaagctgacccaacccaagctgacctaaccgaaccccaagttgacccaaccgaaccccaagctgaccaaaacTCGTAATCtgcatttgtgtagattatgtgtaaattgtgtcaagctaacccaaccccaagctgacccaacctgaccagaccccaagctgacccaacctgacccagactccaagttgacccaacctgacccagaccccaagctgacccgaCCTTGGCCAAagatgacccagaccccaaactgacccaaccccaagctgacctaaacctgaccagaccccaagctgacccaaccctaaCCAAAGATGACCCAAACCCCAAACTGACCCTAGCTGACCTAAACCTGAccaaaccccaagctgacccaaactgacccagaccccaagctgactgatgaagctgacccaaaccaagTTGATCtaactcaagctgacccaacccaagctgaccaacccaCTGAGagcccaagctgaccaagcttcacaaaactttattttatttacaaaattgtcaCCGcgcttttatttaaaattttgatacaTGTCGCGTGCTGATTGGctaataggaccttctctcTCTTAtctccttaacacaccttcttccaggatcctcaccctataatatatatatatatatatattttacaatgagattgtttattatattatgtttatcttttgtaaaagtatttattatattatatttaataaatatatattatacaattttttatgatttataaatagcTATACTACATATTTGACGTAGTTATTACCATTTAGGTGGGGTGGTAGAGACTCTTGTCTCTTGGAGTATAGTTCAAGTTTCAATCCTTAGCAATTGTGTAATTTAGTAGTGTATTAtatttgccgttcaaaaaaaaacatatttgacgtatattATTGATGTGTTAAATcgagttataaaatttataaacacgaactactagaaaactgactacaacacacttgcgggcagtaaACCCattcgcatgcagtatagtaaaccggtaaatccggggtcgaacacaaggactttgaAAACAGTTGTtaacaataaaatgattcaaattaaagggggttttgtggccgaattgtgactttgcaaaagttagtagaaaaagtcagtaatcccccaggattaatcgaaaagataattttgttgttgaatttgaacaataatttaaaaggaacacctacttggattagcttacatgccaatcatcgggtctaaacattacttgcattggttgaacgactcaaaaggtagacaagatgaactcccgttatacttgaaactttaactgctcgaaatataattattgctcccgcacttaatttctactcaaaacagttaagcattaagaacctaagttgattttatgatttaatcttttaaaagttttctcccgaactgcttattcgcctaatcagaatcctctatcatagacgttgacacactcaaaatgaatttaattgtttaaaagcTTTATCTTGAGTTTCTCCTGAACTTCAAcgactttaggttaattatagaccgatcaaccatttcataaattaattgataatgacatagatttctctcgaacttctaattacaattatcaatcaataaatataaaagataaaaacaatatttaaacccaAATAAATGTGTATCTacgattaaacataaaactcttGTTCAACACTTGCAAGTAACATTAAAATAACCCTATGATATCCTTATTACCcataataaaaattgtatagtAATATAGACTTGTAATTAAGCaactaataattataaaataaaaagggaagAAGTCACGAGTTGATGATATCCGGATGATGTATTCCACTTTTGTTTTATGCGGCTGCTCTCAACCTCACGTTCCAAAAACTCTTCAAGCACCTCGAAATAGAATGCCAACCTAAAGCACCTcacttttaattttgaagataaCTTTTTGCGGCTCACCTTCTCATTCTCAAAACCGACCTCTCGTACTAAATTGTCGATTGATAAAATAGATGATATTCAGCCCCCTTTTTACTTTCTGCTCACGTGAAGGCCATCCACCATTAGGCCACACCCTAAGCTTTATTAATCTTTCACTAGCCCATATACAACTTTAATAATATAAGCCCAAGTTTAATTAACTAATCAAGAGCCCATTTTTGCTCTTGATGTCATACgaccaaataaaaaaacaaagtgTGGACATTTGAGATTTGTCCCTGCAGCCGAGCTTGACAAATTGGTCATCCCAAGTCTTCTACTCGATATTTATGATGCGATGATGCATCACATTCTTCTTCTTACAAGCTTTAGTCCATTTTCTTCCGGATAAAACTCTTTATTTAGCACATTTCACTTCAAAACGCCATTTTCTCCACACATTATGCCCAAATACCTGTTAACATcttgaaacactaacaaataccaaaAAGCATCGAAATATATACGCATATGTCCTATAATCAAGCATAAAATGGTCGAAAACATCGtgggaaatatatataatattagacacatcaattatacattcataaactataacttTATTGTTTCGTAATCggatatattttaatattatcataaattatgaataataatgtagtaattttattttttatttattttatcagtTAGTCTCGCACAACGtgcgagtttaatctagtttataaattgtaatttgtaataataatatcattaatgGCGATATTTATGAACAGTAACTGTTCATAAGCACAATTAATATAATGtttatcaattttaaaaaaaaattgttttagttGGAGTGGTTGTGCCTCCTGCCTCTTTGAACCAACCCCTAGGTTCGATTCATGgctcttttttaattaatcttcATAAAATGTAAGTTATGAGGGTGGCTATGATTGCCACGTGTACTTTTTGAGATTAACGTGTCCTTTTTAGGTTTATAGGTAAAAGATACAATGTCATTACTATGTATCTCTCCCTTCCAAAAAATTAGGCGTCATGTCCTTCTTTGATTCCATGCGTTTGGATTGAAATTAAAAGTTTCATACAAACATTATTATCAGGTATGTTGTTTATCAATAACCCTAATTTTATTAAGGTTCCTTTTTTTGTGGATTTGGGGAcaaatttttatatactatgattcttttaaaatattagtacAGTTAACATTATGTACACTAAATCGCGCTTTAATATTGAAAACTAAAAACTATCTACATAGAATTTAtgcattttaatttaaaaagttattgtTCTGTTATTTGATTATATTATATGCTTCGTATTTCGCTATTCTTATAGTCCAATGTTGTTTCAGTATATTGAGAGCAAATTGTTAGTGGTTGAATTTGAGATATCGTTGACAATATTATGTGAAACATATTTTACGTTTTTTGTGGAATTGTCAATGTTCACCCATGTAAGTTATGTTCCACTGGTCGATAATTCCATTCATTGATTGTTTTATTGTCTCACTTCATTGTTAAGATCAATTATTTAGTGTTGATACGCTAACTCTATTGCCGAAGTAGGTATCCTTTACGCTAAAAGCTTCTCCAATTTCTACAAATACGTCTTTGCGGATCCCACTGTAAGTCATCACTTGAACTTTTAAATTAGCATTTTGCATTATAGATTCATGTTTCAAACTCTTTGGATACGACTTTCAATGAAGACGTTAACTTCTCTGCATgtaattgtttgttttgttgttcCTCTATTGACGGTTCATGCTACATCTCTTTGTTAAAGCTTTTAGATTTTCCTATATGTTTAAGCAGTTGAATATTCGAAGAGGTTAATTGCCTTTTGTTTCTATTAGAGATACACATGTTGCTGTCTCAAATTCTCAATAGTAGCTATGCAACCAAGGCCAATGTATAACAAAAAACGGCCCCCCCCAATCCTTGGAACGATGTAACAGCCCAACATCAACAAATGAGTACATTAGAATTAGGCTACCTTATTTTGAATGTGCTCGAGATTGTGAAACTATGATTCAGGCTATTTGCATACATGATTACATGATCACTATTGTCTTACATATACGGCAAGGATGTAAAACTAAAACACTTGCTCCTTATTCACTGTCCTTATATTTAATGTATCTAAAGTTGGCCATATTGTAATGTCGTTACCAGATTTATTAAAATGGAAGATGAAAGCTTGGCCTGATCACTTAAATCAGGAATCGTCAGAAAGCCAATATGTATTAGAGCCTTAAGAAGATGGAATCCGTGATTCCAGCCATGCATAACAACCTACGTTTTTGTTGACAAACTTGTAAGCACCAAACACGCCCCCAAAATTACAAAAGCATCTTAAAAATAGTCATTTTAGAGATTCGTTTgacttattttataattataatatatgtttaaacaCTGCCTCTTTTATCCATACGAACAACTCTGTATGTATTCGCTTCAGCAGGTGTTACTTAGGCAATATTCCAGAGATACCATACCACACTATTATTTCAACTTTGGCAATTATCAAAAATTGATAGATAAATGTGGTAATAAAGATGAAATTACAGGTGATAAGCTGCCCATATTAATCAATTtactattcttttttttaatgagtttACATTATTCTTTTTAACAACCATGATAAATTCTTATAGAAATCTTCATCAATAACCAAACAGATTACTGTGGGAGGCTACAAGGAAGAATAGAAGACAAAGTAGAAAAGACGACACTCCATTGGTTGCTTCACTCTGATACAGGTATCAACATACTAAATTCAGTCTATATTTCATACTACACATACTAAAGTAGTTTCCTCTCACCAACATAGCAGAGAGCCGGTTCAAGTAACCTTCTGGAATGAAGTAGCAGCAGACAAGAGCAGATTCGATAAAGAAGCCGTAGAAAATGTAGAAGAACCGTAGTCATAGCAGTTACCACAATGAGGGTCATCGGCTACTTAGGTAAGCTCTCACAAATAATTTACCCAATTGACACCCAAAAATAGGTTTAATagtaaaaacattaatataggCTGACTGAAATTTTTTTACCTATACTCTGAAAGGCAAACACTACAATCAGCAGGCAACACGTTCCTATTCCACAATCTGCAAATTTCAGAGATTGAAAACCTTCTAAACAGGTGATATTCTTAGGAAGAGGTTTGAGAATTTAGGTTATGGCTGCCTGGTTGTTGAAtactttattaataataatagtcaGAGAATGACTTAAACTGAGTTAATACTTAACACGTTTCTTTTGACATTGAGCTGTTTGTTTCCATTTTCTTTGCACAAAAACCAAATaagtttcatgtatttggttcaGCTTCAAATGATTTTATGCGTCTaaagtcatactaaatgaaaatGGCTACATTAAGGTAATGTTGACATTTTCTTTTCGACACTGAAACATGTACATTTACCTAGAACAAGACAG includes the following:
- the LOC122587805 gene encoding G-type lectin S-receptor-like serine/threonine-protein kinase At4g27290 is translated as MSSNERYELGFFSLGGSKNRYLGIWFKKTTPFTVIWVANRATPLKDRFGMVKLGNLGNMSLVDGGGTVVWSSNSSASRTIIKPIAKLWSSGNLVIMDEDSRDEKNNIWQSFDYPGDTIVSGMKLGKNFVTGREIYLTSWKNRDDPSPGGYAVRWVMVKDKYPQGYLWKNSVKLTRFGPYNGEEFSGSTHYKSNTKDIMVLNQEDMYIQFMQNSTVFAIMYKLTLDGKVNISHLLIYNHQWIHDMVLPKDKCDEYGLCGPYENCVSLTPPYCECLKGFQQTESSSDNRTRRCQRSRPLDCGPREEFIKFSMMKLPDTQNAVYNNSMSLQECELACKNNCSCTAYANPNITEGAVGCLLWFGDLIDIRVYKETGLDFYVKLAASELLYTNSKFHITKRVIIVTLWISAALAGLIFGVYIWTRRAKRSDVETEGRPNTVLDKDNNSSSKKENIELPLFSLSQIYRATNNFSIENKLGEGGFGPVYKGMLEGQEVAVKRLSTSSRQGVDEFVNEVICIAKLQHRNLVKLFGYCNEENETILIYEYMPNRSLDSFIFDDTRKSELDWSQRFHIIYGIARGLLYLHQDSRLRVIHRDLKAGNILLDHQMRPKISDFGLARMFREHENEANTKRVVGTLGYISPEYAVTGQFSIKSDIFSFGVIILEIVSGQKNRCFVDEDRQPDSLVCHAWRLYTENKSLDIVDKCLRNSCSILEVMRSIHVGLLCVQHRPEDRPDAQSVIDMLGGDDGSLPFPQKPGFFIYTSEITSNTVLPSFNDLTLSQVYGR